One Arvicanthis niloticus isolate mArvNil1 chromosome 13, mArvNil1.pat.X, whole genome shotgun sequence genomic window carries:
- the Kcnj4 gene encoding inward rectifier potassium channel 4, with product MHGHSRNGQAHVPRRKRRNRFVKKNGQCNVYFANLSNKSQRYMADIFTTCVDTRWRYMLMIFSAAFLVSWLFFGLLFWCIAFFHGDLEASPSVPAAGGPGGNGGAAPTAPKPCIMHVNGFLGAFLFSVETQTTIGYGFRCVTEECPLAVIAVVVQSIVGCVIDSFMIGTIMAKMARPKKRAQTLLFSHHAVISVRDGKLCLMWRVGNLRKSHIVEAHVRAQLIKPYMTQEGEYLPLDQRDLNVGYDIGLDRIFLVSPIIIVHEIDEDSPLYGMGKEELESEDFEIVVILEGMVEATAMTTQARSSYLASEILWGHRFEPVVFEEKSHYKVDYSRFHKTYEVAGTPCCSARELQESKITVLPAPPPPPSAFCYENELALMSQEEEEMEEEAAAAAAVAAGLGLEAGSKEEAGIIRMLEFGSHLDLERMQAATLPLDNVSYRRESAI from the coding sequence ATGCACGGACACAGCCGAAACGGGCAGGCCCACGTGCCCAGGCGGAAACGCCGCAACCGCTTCGTCAAGAAGAACGGCCAGTGTAACGTCTACTTCGCCAACCTGAGCAACAAGTCCCAGCGTTACATGGCGGACATCTTCACCACCTGCGTGGACACGCGCTGGCGCTACATGCTCATGATCTTCTCTGCGGCCTTCCTCGTTTCCTGGCTCTTTTTCGGTCTCCTCTTCTGGTGCATTGCCTTCTTCCACGGTGACCTGGAGGCCAGTCCCTCAGTGCCTGCTGCAGGAGGCCCGGGGGGCAACGGCGGGGCAGCCCCGACAGCCCCCAAACCCTGCATCATGCATGTAAACGGCTTTTTGGGAGCTTTCCTGTTCTCAGTGGAGACGCAGACGACCATTGGCTACGGGTTCCGGTGTGTGACAGAGGAGTGCCCGTTGGCGGTCATTGCAGTGGTTGTCCAGTCCATTGTGGGCTGTGTCATTGACTCCTTCATGATTGGCACTATCATGGCCAAGATGGCACGGCCCAAGAAGCGGGCACAGACCCTGCTGTTCAGCCACCACGCTGTCATCTCAGTGCGAGACGGTAAGCTCTGCCTGATGTGGCGCGTGGGGAACCTGCGCAAGAGTCACATCGTGGAGGCCCACGTCCGGGCTCAGCTCATCAAACCGTACATGACCCAGGAGGGTGAGTACCTGCCGCTGGACCAGCGGGACCTCAACGTGGGCTATGACATCGGCCTGGACCGCATCTTCCTGGTCTCACCTATCATCATAGTGCATGAAATCGATGAGGACAGCCCGCTCTACGGCATGGGCAAGGAGGAGCTGGAGTCGGAAGACTTTGAGATTGTGGTCATCCTGGAGGGCATGGTGGAGGCCACAGCTATGACCACACAGGCCCGCAGCTCCTATCTGGCCAGTGAGATCCTGTGGGGTCACCGGTTCGAGCCTGTGGTCTTCGAGGAGAAGAGTCACTACAAAGTGGACTACTCACGATTCCACAAGACCTACGAGGTGGCTGGCACACCTTGCTGCTCAGCCCGGGAGCTGCAGGAGAGCAAGATCACGGTGCTGCCCGCCCCGCCACCCCCTCCCAGTGCCTTCTGCTATGAGAACGAGCTGGCCCTCATGagccaggaggaagaagagatggaagaggaagctGCTGCCGCCGCAGCCGTGGCTGCAGGCCTGGGTCTGGAGGCAGGCTCCAAAGAGGAGGCAGGCATTATTCGCATGCTTGAGTTTGGCAGCCACCTGGACCTGGAGCGCATGCAAGCCGCTACCCTCCCACTGGACAATGTCTCCTACCGCAGGGAGTCTGCCATCTGA